One Methylocystis iwaonis genomic window, GACAGCGCAGCAAGCTGGAATTTGCAGGTGTCGATCGCCCACGACCTTTTCGGGCCATGGTTCCCCGACGACGCCGCGCGCGAAATCTTTGGGGGCGACGCCATCGTCGTCGGCGGCCAGCAGCCGGCGCGTCGGGCAGTTCCCGTGGCGGGCGGCTATCTTCTTTCGGGCGGCACGCCTTTTGTCAGCGGCGCACATCAGGCGACCGCTTATCTGGGCTATGCCAACATCGTTGAGGATGGCGATCTGTGCCGTAACGCCGACGGCGCGCCGGAAACGCTTTTGGTCGCCTGCTCGGCGAAAGACGCGACGATCGTCGACAACTGGAACGTCTTCGGCATGCGGGGGACGGGCAGTCATGATGTCGACGTGCATGACGCATTCGTCCCCGCCAATTGGGCCGTTCCTTGGGAGCCGCTGCGCAAACCGGGCAGCGCCTATGACGGGCCGCTCTATCGCCTGACAGTCTGGCCGGCGATCGCCGCGCTGACGCCGCCAGCGCTCGGCATCGCCCGGGCGGCCATCGACGAGGCGATCGCGCTCATCACGAAAAAGACGCCAGCTTTTGGCGCAAAGAAGCTGGAGGACAACGGCGTCGTGCAGTCCCAACTGGCGCGCGCGGAAGCGAGGCTCGGCGCCGGACGCGCCTTCTTCTATCAGACGTTTGAAGAGGCCTATGCGCAAGCGGTCGCGGGCCAGCCAATCGATACAAAAATAAAGGGGAGATTGCAGCTCGCCATCACCCACGCCATGCTCGAAGCCACGGCGGCGGTGGACATCGTGCATGAGATTGTCGGCGCCTCCGGCATACGTGAGGAGTTTCGTTTCGCGCAGCATTTCCGCGATGTCCACGTCATCACGCAGCACGGCTTCATCAACGCCGCGAAACTGCAGCCGGTCGGGCAGATCATGCTGGGCCTTGCGCCCGACTGGCCATTCTTCGCGTTTTGACGTTTGATCAGCTCGCATTGGGAAAATGTCATTCCCGGCGGGCTGAAAGCCCGACCGGGAATCCAGAGCCACAAAAGCGCTGGTTTGGCTCTGGATTCCCGATCGCTCGCTCAAGCGAGCGTCGGGAATGACACCGGCCCAACAAGCGGATCTCGAAAGTCTATCAACTTTTGCGGAATGCGCTCTAAGTCCGCTTGCCCCACATCAGAAACAGCGCCGCATCGCCGGGCAGGCCCTCGGGAAAATCGACGATCTGCGCGGCAATTTTGAAGCCGCGCGGCTGCAGCTCGTTGCGCCAGCGCTTGAAGACATCAGCCGGCTCGCCGCGCAGCGTTTCCGGCCAGTGCGAGTCGGGCGCGTTGATCGCGCGCCCGCCATCGAGGCAGAGCTGGGCCGGAAATCGGATGAGCATGTGCTCGGTTAGGCCCGAGGCGGCGGCGCGGCGGGCCTGAGAAACCATCTCGCGCCATTGCCCTTCGGTGAGGCGCTGGGCGGCGAGCTCCTTGATGCGCTGCTCGCGCAATTCCAACATGGCGCGGTGGCGGTCGTCGCGCTCCTTATCGAGCTGGCGCTCATGCGCGGCGACGAGATCGCGAAACTCTTCGGCTGTTGCGATGTCGCAGGCTTCCGGTTCGCGTCGCGTTTCCGAAAGGATGGATTTGGGCTGGCTGAGAACGTCCTGCTGTTGTGGGTGTTTGCGCTCGGAGAGCGCGTGCAGCACTTCGCGGCGCAAGAGCACGCCGATGATTTTGTGGCCGTCGACCACCGGCGCGCGTTTGAGATGATGCTCCTGCATCACTTTCGCGATGTCGGAAAGCTTGGCGCCGCTGGGGACGGAGATCGCGGGCGCCGTCATCACCTCGCGCAGCGCCCGGCCATTCGAGCGGAAGGGCGCGTTACGCCGGTTTTGCAGCAAGAACGCCGGAATGGGCCCGAGACCGGCGTCGGGGAGAGGGCGCGCCTTTTCGAGATTGCTGCGCGTGACGATCCCGATCGGCGCCAACTGCTCGTCGACGACGGGCACAACGCCGACCTCGCATTCCGAAAGAAGCTTCGCGACGTAATCGAGGTCCGCATCCGCCGTGACAAAAGGAAAATGCCGCGTCATCAACTCGCGCGCAATCATCTGGCCTCCCGTCGCTGCGCCGTTACTCCGACAACTCTATCGTCACCGGCACATGATCGGACGGACGCTCCCAGCCGCGCGCCTCGGTAAGCACTTCGAGCTTTCCGAGCGCGCCGCCGAGCGCTTCGCTCACCAGAATATGGTCAAGGCGCCGGCCGCGGTTCGAGGCCGCCCAATCCGCCGCACGATAGCTCCACCATGTGTAAAGTTTTTCTTCCGCCGGCACGAAATGGCGCATGGCGTCGACCCAATTGCCAGCGCGGACGACATTGGTGAGCTTCTCGACCTCGATCGGCGTGTGGCTGACGACTTTCAGCAGCGCCTTGTGGCTCCAGACGTCATGCTCCAGCGGCGCGATGTTGAGATCGCCGACGAGCATCACGCGGCCCTTCGCGGCGCCGTTTTCGCCCCATTCTGTCATCTCGTCGAGAAAACCGAGCTTATGCGCAAACTTCGGATTGATCTCGACGTCGGGCTCGTCGCCTCCGGCAGGCACATAGAAATTATGCAGCGTGATCGGCCCACCCGCGCCCTCGACCTCGACGGCGATATGACGGGCGTCGCCCTTTTCGCAGAAGTCGCGCTTCTCGATCAGCCGCAGCGGCTTTTTCGAGACGACGGCGACGCCGTGATAGCCCTTCTGTCCATTGATGGCGGCGTGCTTATAGCCGAGCGCGGTGAAATCCTTCATGGGGAATTCCGCGTCGCGGCATTTGGTTTCCTGCAGGCAGAGAACGTCGGGCGCCTTGTCTTTCAGGAGTTGCGCGACGAGCGGCATGCGCAGCCGCACCGAATTAATGTTCCACGTCGTAATCTTCAATTTATTGAGCCTTGGTCTTGTCGCCACTGAACAGGAAAGGCGCGACGTCCTTCACGCCGGGCTGTTTCTCGGTGACGAAGGGAGTAGGGCGGCACACCGCCATGGCGGAGAGGCCGACGCGCGCCGTGAGCAGGCCGTTGAGCACGCCCTCGCCGAGCTTTGCGGAAAGACGCGCGGCGACGCCATAGCCCAACACCTGCTGCAACAGCGTGTCGCCGACGGCGACCGTGCCGGTAATGGCAAGATGCGCGCCAACGGAGCGCGCGAGCTTGAAGAAACCGAGAAGGCCGGGGCGGCCGCCATAGATTTCGGCGATGCGCCGCATCAGCATGATGGCCTGGCCGGCGACGAAAATAACATCGAGGATGGCGCGCGGACTGATCGCCGTCACAACGGAAACGCGCTTGGCGGCGGCGGCGATTTCGCGACGCGCAATCTCGTCGAGCGGCGCCACGAGACTGCGTTCGGCGAGATCGACGAGGTCTTTGCCGTCGATAATCTGCTTCACATAGTCGGCGACGAGGGCGCGCGGGCGGGCGAGCTCGGCGCGGCTCTCGTAAAGCTTGCAAAGGTCCAGCACGCGCGTGCGCGCGGCGGCGACGTCGTCGGCCGTGCGCGCGGCGGCGAGGTCGGCGTGCAGCTTGGCGACGTGGTTTTGCAGCAGGATGGCGCGGATTTCACGCGCGACGAAGAGCAGCGCCGTCAGTGCGGCGGCCGACGCGAGCGCGAGGCCGATCGTCCCGAGAATGGGCGAACGGGCGAAGAGATCTTCGACGAAGTTCCAGATCCAGACGCTGAGCGCGAGCGTGATCAGACCGGTGAGAGCCGACAGGAAAACGCCGCCAGAGGAGAAAACATAGCGATCGAGGAAGCCCTTAGCGCGGACGGCCTCGACCGCCTCTTCGCCACCCTGCGCGACGTCGGCGAGCTCGGCGGCTTGCGCGAAAATATCGGCCTCCTCCTCGACCTGCGGCGCGGGCTTGGAGGTCACGGTCTCGTCGCCATTGAGGCGGAAGGCGCGCGGGCGGGGTCTGCGCTCTGAATCGCTCATGTGTTCGGTCCGGGCTTCGACCCCTCCCTTTAACGCTTCCGGCGGCAAAACGGGAGCGGGATGATGACGAGACACGCGAGTCGATTTTTTCGCGCGCGAGAACTATCCTCTTTGGCGGAAACCGGAGCTGGCAAAATGTCCAAACGGCCACAAACGCGGACAATCGATCTAAGCTTGGAAGAGGCGCGTTTCGTGGACGCAAAAGTCGCCTCCGGGGCTTATGCATCGACGAGCGACGTCGTTTGCGACGCGCTAGAGGCTTTGGCGGAGCGCGACGCCCGGCTCGAAGAGTGGCTAACCCGAGACGTAGCTTCGGTTTACGACCAAATGAAGTCCCAGCCTCAGACTGCTATCCCCGCAGAGGAGGTTTTCGCGGGCCTCCGCTAACTGTTGCGGTTCTGCGCCTCTTTTACGAAGGGCGAGACTGGAACCGGCATTTTCGCGTTGGGCGTCTACCGTCTCCGTTTGAACAGCTCGGATTGCTATTTTAATCCAGAGCCACAAGAGCGCTAGTTTTGCCCGACCGCCGTCATTGCGAGCGAAGCGAAGCAATCCAGGGCGGCGATGCGGCGCTGGATTGCTTCGTCGGCTCCGCCTCCTCGCAATGACGGCGGTGATTTCCTCGTGTCCAAAGGCCGAGCGTCGGTGATGGCGCCGAACCAATCGAGCGGATCTCGTATCAGGTTGCAGCCCCGCCGCGCCTCCGTTAGCATCTGCGGCGCCTCCGCCCGCGCTTCTCGAGAACAGGTTTCAGCGTTTCCGATGTCCTTCCCGCCCGACGCGTTTGCGCTCATTCTCGGTTACCTCCTCGGCTCCATCCCCTTCGGCTTGGTGCTCACGCGCCTCGCTGGCACCACCGACATTCGCGGCATTGGGTCGGGCAATATCGGCGCGACCAATGTCCTGCGCACCGGCCGCAAAGACCTCGCGGCGGCGACGCTCGTTCTCGATGCGATCAAAGGAACGGCCGCCGTGCTCATCGGCGCCGATCTCTCGCCCGAAGGCGCCATAATCGCGGGCTTCGCGGCCTTTGTCGGGCATATCGCGCCGGTCTGGCTGCAGTTCAAAGGCGGCAAGGGCGTCGCGACATTCTTTGGGTGCCTTTTCGGCCTGCATTGGCCAGTGGGGCTCGCCTTTTGCGTCATATGGCTCTCGGTCGCGGCGATCACCCGCTATTCGTCGCTTTCGGCGCTTGTCGCCAGCGCCGCGGCGCCGCTGCTCTTGCTGTTCCTCGGCCATGGCGGCGAAGCCCTCGTCGTCGGCG contains:
- a CDS encoding CBS domain-containing protein, which codes for MIARELMTRHFPFVTADADLDYVAKLLSECEVGVVPVVDEQLAPIGIVTRSNLEKARPLPDAGLGPIPAFLLQNRRNAPFRSNGRALREVMTAPAISVPSGAKLSDIAKVMQEHHLKRAPVVDGHKIIGVLLRREVLHALSERKHPQQQDVLSQPKSILSETRREPEACDIATAEEFRDLVAAHERQLDKERDDRHRAMLELREQRIKELAAQRLTEGQWREMVSQARRAAASGLTEHMLIRFPAQLCLDGGRAINAPDSHWPETLRGEPADVFKRWRNELQPRGFKIAAQIVDFPEGLPGDAALFLMWGKRT
- the plsY gene encoding glycerol-3-phosphate 1-O-acyltransferase PlsY, with amino-acid sequence MSFPPDAFALILGYLLGSIPFGLVLTRLAGTTDIRGIGSGNIGATNVLRTGRKDLAAATLVLDAIKGTAAVLIGADLSPEGAIIAGFAAFVGHIAPVWLQFKGGKGVATFFGCLFGLHWPVGLAFCVIWLSVAAITRYSSLSALVASAAAPLLLLFLGHGGEALVVGAMAALLWRKHAENIARLRAGTESRIGQKA
- the xth gene encoding exodeoxyribonuclease III, whose product is MKITTWNINSVRLRMPLVAQLLKDKAPDVLCLQETKCRDAEFPMKDFTALGYKHAAINGQKGYHGVAVVSKKPLRLIEKRDFCEKGDARHIAVEVEGAGGPITLHNFYVPAGGDEPDVEINPKFAHKLGFLDEMTEWGENGAAKGRVMLVGDLNIAPLEHDVWSHKALLKVVSHTPIEVEKLTNVVRAGNWVDAMRHFVPAEEKLYTWWSYRAADWAASNRGRRLDHILVSEALGGALGKLEVLTEARGWERPSDHVPVTIELSE
- a CDS encoding acyl-CoA dehydrogenase family protein; the encoded protein is MPGTDSLLDAVRRIEPIIRENAAAAERDRRLSPQAAAAMREAGLYRLWRPKALGGLEVDPKTGFRVIEELGRIDSAASWNLQVSIAHDLFGPWFPDDAAREIFGGDAIVVGGQQPARRAVPVAGGYLLSGGTPFVSGAHQATAYLGYANIVEDGDLCRNADGAPETLLVACSAKDATIVDNWNVFGMRGTGSHDVDVHDAFVPANWAVPWEPLRKPGSAYDGPLYRLTVWPAIAALTPPALGIARAAIDEAIALITKKTPAFGAKKLEDNGVVQSQLARAEARLGAGRAFFYQTFEEAYAQAVAGQPIDTKIKGRLQLAITHAMLEATAAVDIVHEIVGASGIREEFRFAQHFRDVHVITQHGFINAAKLQPVGQIMLGLAPDWPFFAF
- a CDS encoding ribbon-helix-helix domain-containing protein, which codes for MSKRPQTRTIDLSLEEARFVDAKVASGAYASTSDVVCDALEALAERDARLEEWLTRDVASVYDQMKSQPQTAIPAEEVFAGLR
- a CDS encoding YcjF family protein, giving the protein MSDSERRPRPRAFRLNGDETVTSKPAPQVEEEADIFAQAAELADVAQGGEEAVEAVRAKGFLDRYVFSSGGVFLSALTGLITLALSVWIWNFVEDLFARSPILGTIGLALASAAALTALLFVAREIRAILLQNHVAKLHADLAAARTADDVAAARTRVLDLCKLYESRAELARPRALVADYVKQIIDGKDLVDLAERSLVAPLDEIARREIAAAAKRVSVVTAISPRAILDVIFVAGQAIMLMRRIAEIYGGRPGLLGFFKLARSVGAHLAITGTVAVGDTLLQQVLGYGVAARLSAKLGEGVLNGLLTARVGLSAMAVCRPTPFVTEKQPGVKDVAPFLFSGDKTKAQ